The Cellulomonas sp. P24 genome contains a region encoding:
- a CDS encoding IS3 family transposase (programmed frameshift), translating into MAKPYPQEFRNDVVAVARKGQAPLSQIAKDFGVSEGSLANWMKQADVEDGKRPGLSEDERKQLREANKRIRLLEQENEVLRRAAAYLSQANLPKIVFPLVREMAAAGARIRVPVAVACRVLGLTTQGYYKWLKNPVSQRDWDDAHLIDVLYEIHQDDATLGYRFLTDELADEHGIVVGENRVHRLCGIAGIYASHAKKKTSKPGATGPAPHDDLLAVVDEHGVVRHEFVAEAPNKVWLWDISEHPTREGKLYICAIKDLYSNKIVGYSIDSRMKASLAVSAMRNAIALRSPVRTICHSDRGGQFRAKKTQRLLANNGLVGSMGRSYGAGDNASMESFFSLLQKNVLDTRRWDTRQELRLAMVTWIETKYNRRRRQRALGKLTPVEFEMIYAAADAA; encoded by the exons GTGGCAAAGCCCTATCCTCAGGAGTTCCGCAACGACGTCGTGGCCGTGGCCCGCAAGGGCCAGGCACCGCTGTCTCAGATCGCGAAGGACTTCGGCGTCTCCGAAGGCTCGCTGGCGAACTGGATGAAGCAGGCCGATGTCGAGGACGGCAAGCGTCCCGGTCTGAGCGAAGACGAGCGCAAGCAGTTGCGTGAGGCGAACAAGAGGATCCGCCTGCTCGAGCAGGAGAACGAGGTCCTACGGCGCGCTGCTGCCTACCTGTCGCAGGCCAACTTGCCG AAAATAGTCTTCCCTCTCGTCCGTGAGATGGCCGCGGCCGGCGCCCGCATCAGGGTGCCGGTCGCGGTGGCGTGCAGGGTCCTGGGTCTGACGACGCAGGGGTACTACAAGTGGCTCAAGAACCCCGTGTCCCAACGGGACTGGGACGACGCCCACCTCATCGACGTCCTTTACGAGATCCATCAGGACGATGCGACGCTGGGCTACAGGTTCCTCACCGACGAGCTGGCCGACGAGCACGGCATCGTCGTGGGCGAGAACCGCGTGCACCGGCTGTGTGGCATCGCCGGCATCTACGCCTCTCATGCGAAGAAGAAGACCAGCAAGCCAGGTGCCACCGGCCCCGCTCCGCATGACGACCTCCTCGCGGTGGTTGACGAGCACGGCGTGGTCCGTCACGAGTTCGTCGCCGAGGCTCCCAACAAGGTCTGGTTGTGGGATATCTCCGAGCACCCCACGCGCGAGGGCAAGCTCTACATCTGCGCGATCAAGGACCTGTACTCCAACAAGATCGTGGGCTACTCCATCGACTCGCGGATGAAGGCGTCGCTGGCGGTCTCAGCGATGCGGAACGCGATCGCCCTGCGCTCACCGGTGAGAACGATCTGTCACTCGGACAGGGGCGGTCAATTTCGCGCCAAGAAGACCCAGCGCCTGCTCGCGAACAACGGCCTGGTCGGTTCGATGGGCCGCTCATACGGAGCCGGCGACAACGCCAGCATGGAGAGCTTCTTCTCCCTGCTCCAGAAGAACGTCCTGGACACCCGCCGCTGGGACACCCGCCAGGAGCTCCGGCTGGCGATGGTGACCTGGATCGAGACCAAGTACAACCGTCGCCGCCGACAGCGCGCCCTGGGCAAGCTCACCCCCGTCGAGTTTGAGATGATCTACGCAGCCGCAGACGCGGCCTGA
- the xerC gene encoding tyrosine recombinase XerC yields the protein MELRVRRTDGGHELSGGWVGVGEVNAFLGHLAGRGFSPATVRAYAYDLLNFARFIGGRDLLVADVGPTDIFEWIDVQGVRRPGQAGGVVALRRPGAAPSSVNRRVAAVRAFFEYQVMTGARAQNPVPTPRRGAGARPAPGGLLGHLGSGRARGGGRLVRQPRQLPESLPMDQVQEFLGSLRTHRDRAMVLAMLLGGLRSAEVRGLLLESIDTGRRRLRVVGKGAKERVVPIDAAFFTEFGAYLRLEGTAPGLVDTRG from the coding sequence ATGGAATTGCGGGTGCGACGTACTGACGGCGGGCACGAGTTGAGCGGTGGCTGGGTTGGCGTCGGGGAGGTGAACGCGTTCCTGGGGCACCTGGCCGGCAGGGGCTTCTCGCCTGCGACGGTGCGGGCCTACGCCTACGACCTGTTGAACTTCGCTCGGTTCATCGGTGGGCGGGACCTGTTGGTGGCGGACGTGGGCCCGACGGACATCTTCGAGTGGATCGACGTCCAAGGGGTGCGCCGACCGGGCCAGGCCGGCGGCGTCGTGGCGTTGCGGCGCCCGGGCGCGGCGCCGTCCTCGGTGAACCGGCGTGTCGCAGCGGTCCGCGCGTTCTTCGAGTATCAGGTGATGACGGGGGCCCGGGCGCAGAACCCGGTCCCGACGCCGCGGCGGGGCGCCGGAGCCAGGCCAGCACCTGGGGGTTTGCTCGGCCATCTCGGGTCTGGACGTGCCCGTGGTGGTGGTCGCTTGGTGCGTCAACCGCGCCAGTTGCCTGAGTCCCTGCCGATGGATCAGGTCCAGGAGTTCCTGGGGAGCTTGCGCACTCACCGGGACCGGGCGATGGTGCTCGCGATGCTGCTCGGCGGACTGCGTTCGGCCGAGGTCCGCGGGCTGCTCCTGGAAAGCATCGATACTGGCCGACGGCGCCTGCGGGTGGTCGGCAAGGGCGCCAAGGAACGCGTCGTCCCTATCGATGCGGCTTTCTTCACCGAGTTCGGCGCCTATCTTCGCCTGGAGGGGACTGCCCCCGGTCTGGTTGACACTCGGGGTTGA